From Chloracidobacterium thermophilum B:
GGAACGGAAGTTCGCCAGTCTGGAAGAGCTGCGCGCTCAGATTGCGTACGACGTGGCCCGCAGCCGGCGCTACTTCCGGCATTCGGGCGTCCGCCGCTCGCTGGCCGTCGAATGACCGGCCTCACCGGCCGGTCTGGCGTTTGGCTAGCGTTTGGCTAGCGCTTGGCCAGCACGAACTGATCGAGCCGTTCAACCATCCAGCTCTGTCCCACCCGCCGCAGAAAGATCAGTCCCGTCCCGGTTTGTTCTTCCTTCGTGGCGGAGACGACCACCACCCGTACGTCGAGCAGGACGCGGCGGGCGTCGAGACGTTCCATGCGCAGGCCCTGGGTCGTCCAGGCGTCAGGCTTGGAAACCACGATGCCCAGCACGAACCTGGACGTGTCGGGGCGGATGAAACAGGCTTCGAGCGCCTTGGACGTACCCGTACGGATGGCTTTGTCCATCGTGGCCAGGAAGGCCCGGAGTTCCTCGTCGGGCGGGGAGGCCTGTCCGGCGGCCGTTTCACTGGCCAGCAGTCCCCGCCGGGCCTGCTCATCCAGCGCCGGGCCGGATTCCATCTCAAACGCGGCTTTGTAGGCGGCGCGCGCCTGCTCGTAGGCCTGGCGGGCCATGGCCAGATCGGCTTCGGTCAGCAGCGCCAGCGCCAGCGGATACCGGGAAGGAAGCGCCGCGCGGCGAATGGCGGCCACCTGCTCCGCTGCCGCATCGGGCTTACCCTGGGCGATGAGTGTCCGGGCCAGGTAGGCGCGGGCCAGGGCCAAGTCCGGCTCGCGGGCCAGGGCCTCGCGCAGCAGTCCTTCCGCTTCGGCCTGACGCTGCGCTTCGGTTTCACCGGCCTTCAGACGACGGGTGAGTGTGGCTTCGGCATCGAGCAGCAGCCCGAAGGCGTAGCGTCGTTCCGGGCGGGCGTCGTTGTCGAACTGCCTGGAGTTGCGGTCGTAGCCAAAGCGCACCTGGGGATAGAGCTTTTCGGGGTCGAGTTCGACGCTGGTGATGGTGGCCGGGGTCTCAAACACGGCCGTGGCATAGCCTTTGGAAGGCAGTTCCACCGTTGTGGTCAGCCGTTCTCCCTTGTCAGTGATGGCCACGACAGGCAGGCTGGCATCGCCCGTGCCCAGATTGCGCAGGGCGCAAGTCCAGCCCGGGCCGTCCTCGCGCCTGACCGGAACACCGATGACGAAATCCGGCTCGCTGAGTTCCTCGAACCACTGCCGGAAGAAGTTGGCGCGGCGCTCATCGGGCGGCGTTCCGACAAGGCGGTTGCGGAACGCTTCGTAGGTGGCAGTGCCCCCCGGATCGGCGACGGTCTCCCGGATGGCCGTCAACAGCGTGTCACGCCCGACGAGGCGTTCCAGCAGGCGGAAAACGAGCGCACCCCTGTTTGGCATGCTGGCGTAGTAATCCGGGAAAGCCGGATGCTGGAGCACCGGAATCAGATCAATGCCCCGCTCGAAACCCTGCTGGGAGACCCGGATGGCAGCCAGGCGGCCGTAGGCAAAGCTCCGACGCAACCAGAAATCCCGCCCGGCGGCCGGCCCGTAGTGCTGTTCGATGTAGCGTCCTGTCAGATATGCCGGCAGCGCGTCCGCCAGGATGCCCCACCCACGCCCCCGCAGCCGGACTTTGCCGCCGAGCCAGGTCTGGGCCAGGCTCGCCGTCAGCCATTCCACCATTTCGGCATCCAGTGTCGGACGGCGCAGGGCCGCCGCTTCGATGAGCACCGCACCCGGTGCGGCATACCGGATGGCGCGGTCGGTGTCGAAATCCCGTCCACGCAGTTCCGGGCTGCGCCGGTCAGCAACCACGCGGCGGGGCGTTGTCAGCAGGTGGAACTCACGCACCGGGGCCGCACCCCACAACTTCTGGTAAAAGGCCAGAATCCGCTCGACTTCCTCGGCCAGCCGCTGCGCCTGGCGCTGGGTTTCGGCCGGTAGTCCCTGGGCGCTGCGGACGTGAATCGTCACAGATTCACCGTTATCTGCGGCAACACGGCGGCTGACCGGCGGGCCGAGGGGTTGCACGACCAGCCAGGGTTCACCCGCCAAATCTGAAGTGAAGACGATGGCATCATCAGTTTCCCGGCGCGTCCCACTGGACCAGACTTCGCCATCGGGCGGCCGGGCGACGGTCAGGACGTAGGGGGCAGTATCCGGGCCGTGGCTGCTCTGGGGCAGGTGAATGAAGGGCGTCCAGCCGGACTCCGGCAGAAGCAGCGTATCGCCGGGAGTGATGGCAGCATAGCTGGTGCTTTCGCGGTAGGTCAGCGTGTAGGCCAGCCGGGCGGTGACTTTCCCTCCCGGCGCCAGGGGCGGGGAGAGTTCCGCCACGTACGTGGCAATGGCCGCATCGCCGCCGGGCTGTTTTTTTTCGTCCGTGGAAAAAGCCCGTTCGTTGACCGTGAACGCCGTCACTTTGGCCGCTTTCGTCAGCCGCAGGGTGAGCGTCCGCGCTTCGGCCTGCCGGGCAATGTTGGTCAGTTCAAGCGTGGCCGTGACATCGGCGCTGTATTCGGCCGGGCGAAGCGTTACGCTAATGGTTGAGCGAACGAGGCCGAAGTCAGCAAACTCCTGGGCCGGTACGTCCACGGGTGTCAGCCACAGGCACATGGTCCACAGAAGCCAGTGCCGGAAAAAACGTTGAACTTGGTGCATGGTCGGGATGGATTCTGTCAGGAACAACGGGAAGTTTCAGTCGCTGCGCGACTTGCAGGCTGGACGCCCAAGGCTGAACCGACTATGGTTGCCGGGCCAGGGAAGCCTTTTCTAACACTGAATGCTGAACGCTGCACAGCCTTGTTCGGCTCAAAATGATTTCACTGTCCAGGATGTACTGCGTATGGCCTGGTTTCGACGCAAGCGCAATATCACCGAAGAAACACTGCCTTCCGACCGCAAGGTGCGAACCGAAGGTTTGTTTGTCAAATGTCCGGCCTGTGGGACGACGCTGTTCAAGAAGGACCTTGAAGCCAGCCTGTACGTCTGCACCAACTGTCGGCATCACATGAAATGGCCGACCCGGTTGCGCCTGGCGCATCTGTTTGATGAAGGCCGGTACGAAACCTTCGACGACAACATCGTTTCCACTGACATCCTGGGGTTCTTCGATACCAAGTCCTATGCCGAGCGAATTGAACAGGCCCGCAAGAGTACCGGCTTCAACGATGCCATCGTCTGCGCCGAGGGTACGCTTGGTGGGCGTCCCATCATCGGCTGCGTCATGGTGATGGAGTTCATCGGCGGCAGCATGGGGTCAGTTGTCGGTGAAAAGGTGACACGCGCCATCGAGCGGGCCATTGCCCGGAAAAAGCCGCTCATCATCGTTTCGGCTTCCGGCGGGGCGCGCATGATGGAAGGCACCTACAGCCTGATGCAGCTTGCCAAGATTTGCGGCGCGCTGGCCCGTCTGGATGCGGCGCGTGTGCCGTATATTTCCGTCCTGACCGACCCGACAACCGGCGGCGTCACGGCCAGTTTTGCCATGCTGGGCGACATCAACGTGGCTGAACCGGGCGCGCTCATCGGGTTTGCCGGACCACGGGTGATCGAGCAAACCATTCGTCAAAAGCTGCCCCCCGGATTCCAGCAGGCGGAATTCCTGCTGACCCACGGCATGCTTGATGCCGTTGTGGACCGGCGTGAGATGCGGAAGTTTCTGATGGATGCCCTGGCTTTTATGGCCGGCTGAGTCTTTCCCGTTCTGAAAACGGCTGCCGTTTTGCTGGAAGTCGAGACCCCTTGTCCATGGACTTTGAGGCTGCTACCCGATACCTGCAGGCTTTGGGCAATGAAGTCACCACGATGAAGCTTGGCCTTGAAGCCATGCGCGTGCTTTTGGCCGAGCTGGGGCAGCCTGAGCGGAAATTCTGCGCCGTTCACGTTGCCGGCACGAACGGCAAAGGTTCGACCTGCGCGTTTCTGGCCAGCATCTTCCAGCAGGCGGGTTTGCGTACCGGGCTGTACACCTCGCCCCACCTGATAAGTCCCGTGGAGCGCATCAAACTCAATGGGCAGAGTATCCCGGAAGCCGCTTTTGCAGAGGTCATGACGCAGGTTCATGACGCGGTTGAGTCATTGTTGGAACAGGGGCGTCTGGCTGCGCGTCCGACGTTTTTTGAGCATCTCACAGCCGCGGCCTTTACCTACCTGGCCGCCCGGCAGGCCGAGGTCGTCGTGGCCGAAGTCGGCCTGGGCGGCCGGCTGGATGCCACCAACGTCCTGCACCCAGCGGCGGCAGTCATCACCAACATCGGCGAAGACCACCGGGAATGGCTGGGGCCCACGCTGTCCCACATCGCCCGTGAAAAGGCCGGGATCATCAAGCCCGGCGTGCCGGTGTACCTGGCGGACACCCAGCCAGAGGAAGCGCGCCGGGTGTTGGCGCACTCTGCCCTGGCGCAGCAGGTTGAACCGCAGTGGGTGGCTCCCTTCGAGACCGTACATCTGGATGCCACGGGCTGCCCTTCTGTCCGCTTTGACCAGCGCTTTCCCAGCCTGGAAGGCGGAGTGTGCCGGTTGTCGCTGCGCGGCAGGCATCAGACGCAAAACGCGGCTCTGGCGGCCGTGGTTGCCCAGGCTGAACTGCGCCGCCGGGGTGTAGCCGAAAGCGACATCGGCCGGGCGATTGTGGCCGGACTGGAAACCACCCACTGGCCCGGACGTTTACAGTGGCTGGAGACAACTCCGCCGGTACTGCTTGACGGCGCGCACAACCCACAGGGAGCGCAGGCGCTGGCGCACTTTCTGGAAAGCATTGGCGGGCGGCGTCCCCGAACCGCCATCTTTGCCACCATGCGCGACAAACCGGCCGCCGATCTGCTGTCGGCACTGGCGTCGGGTGTGGATCGTCTGATTCTGACGGGGGTCAAAAACCAGCCCCGGACGATGCCGCGTGAGAGTCTCGAAGTCATTGCCCTGGGCTACTGGCTGCCGTCGGGTATCATCCAGGCGCCGGATGTCGCCATGGCGCTGGCCCGGGCCCGCGAACTGACGCCACCTGAAGGGCTGATTCTCGTCTGCGGCTCCATTTACCTCATCGGCGAGGCACTCCAGGCGCTGCAAGTGCCGGTTTTGTGACGCAGCCACTGTGACGCACCCATGACGCCAATCTTTTTCGTAACCGGAACTGACACGGGTGTGGGCAAAACCGCTGTCACCTGTGCCCTGGTGCGGACATTGATCCAGTCCGGCTGTCGCGCGCGCGCCGTCAAGCCGATTGAGTCCGGCTGCGCCATGGACGCTGCTGGTGAACTCCAGCCGGCGGATGCGCTGGCCCATCGCCGGGCGGCCGGACTGGAGCACCTGCCTCTGGAACGCTTCATCCGCTATCGGTTGGCGGAACCGCTTGCCCCGGCCGTGGCGGCAGAACGGGCTGGCGTCACCATTGAACTGGAAGCCTGTCTTGAACTTGTGCAGTCCGCCGCCGCTGAAACGGATGTGTTGCTCGTGGAAGGGGCGGGCGGACTGCTCGTGCCACTGGCGGGAACAGCCGGCACAGGCTACCAGACCGTCGCCGATTTCATCGCCCGGCTGGGTTGTCCGACGCTGGTGGTGGCGCGGGCGCGGCTGGGCACGCTCAACCACGTCCTGCTCACCTGGAACGAACTGCACCGCCGTGGACTTCCATGTGTGGGCGTCATTCTCAACGACACGGACGCCGAAGCCGGTCTGGAGCGGGAAGACAACGCGCGCGTGCTGCGAGCATTTGGCGTCCCGGTACTGGCCGAACTACCATACGGCATGACGCACCTTGAACCGTACCAGCTTGAACCCTACCTGTCGGACGCCCGGCGTTACCTCACCGGCAACCCACCGCCCTGATTGGAGTCTTGCCATGACCGACGCGCGCACGCTCTATCCGCCCATCGAACCCTATGAAACCGGGATGCTGCCGGTTTCCGAACGGCACACGCTGTACTACGAAGTCAGCGGCAATCCCCAGGGGAAGCCGGTGGTCTTTCTCCACGGCGGGCCCGGCGGCGGCACCTCCCCTGACCACCGGCGGTACTTCGACCCGGAGCGTTACCGCATCGTCCTGTTTGACCAGCGCGGTGCCGGGAAAAGCACGCCCTACGCCTGTCTGGAAGAGAACACGACGTGGGATTTGGTTGCCGACATCGAGCGTTTGCGCCAACACCTGGACATCCGAAAGTGGGTCGTGTTTGGCGGCTCCTGGGGCAGTACCCTGGCGCTGGCTTACGCAGAAACCCATCCCGACCGCGTCCGGGCGCTGGTGCTGCGGGGAATTTTTCTGTGCCGCAAAAAGGAGATTGACTGGTTTTACCAGGAAGGGGCGAATGCCATTTTCCCGGACGCCTGGGAGCCGTACCGCGATCTCATTCCCCCGGATGAACGCCACGACATGGTGGCCGCTTACTACCGCCGGTTGACGAGCGACGATGAGCAAGTGCGGCTGGCGGCTGCCCGCGCCTGGAGTGTCTGGGAAGGCAGTACCTCAAAACTGCTCCCGGACCCGGAACTCATCAAGGATTTCGACGAGCGTGCGCTGGCCATTGCCCGCATTGAGTGCCACTACTTCATCAACCGGATTTTCATGGAGTCCGAGCATTACCTGCTCGAACACGTCCATCGCATTCGCCACATTCCGACGGTCATCGTGCAGGGGCGTTACGATGTGGTGTGTCCGGTGATGACCGCCTGGGAGCTGCACAAGGCGTTTCCCGAAGCCGATTTTCAAATCATTCCGAACGCCGGGCATTCCGCCTCGGAGCCGGGGACGACGGCGGCGCTGGTTGCGGCGACGGACCGTTTCGCCCTGCTGCCCGACTAGGAAAACCATAGCCCTGAAGGCGTATGACCGCCCATATTCTGAAGTGCGGTCCGGCAGTCTTGTGTCTGTTGGTGTTTCCGTTCTGGATAACCGGCGGCGGCAGGTCGTCGGCTGCTCACACCAGACCGTCGTCCAGAGTGCGACTGCCGGAAACCCTGCGCATCGGCATCCTGACGCTGTTTCAGCCGCAGGAAGTCACTCTGGCGGCAGGTTCCCGGCCTGCCACTCTGCATCTCGATGAACGTCCCGTGGCGCTCCCGCCCGGCCGCCTCTGCCGGGTAGCAAAGGATGCCGGCGGCCTCGCTCTCTGGCAGGGTGAGCGACGGTTGGCCATCGGGACACATCTGGCCGTGGCCGCGGAGGATGTGACCGTGGAAGTGACAGGACGCAGAACCCGCCTGCGCCGGCATTTTTGTGGAACGCTCACGGTGACGCCCGGCGAAAAACATCTCCAACTCGTCGTGACCCAGCCGCCGGAAGCCGTTGTTGCGGCAGTGGTGAGCGCCGAGCTTTCGCCGGAAGCGCCGTCGGAAGCGGCCAAGGCGCTGGCAGTCGTCGTCCGCAGCTATCTGGTCAACCACGTTGGACGGCATGCCGGTCAGGGGTTCGATTTCTGTGACTCGACGCACTGCCAGTTGTTTTTCGGCGAGCAGTGGGCGCGGTGGGAAGCCGGACGCGAAACCGGCGGCGCCCTTTCGGGACTGGGAAAGCAGGCAGCCGCCGACACCCAGGGAGAAGTCCTGTGGGAAGCCGACGGCGGGCTGAGCGACGCCTACTATACGGCCTGCTGTGGCGGGCGCACGACGACGCCGGCCGTGGCTTTTGGTATGGGCCAGGACTCCACAACCGCCACGGGCGTCCGTTGCCGGTGGTGCCGGGAGGCACGTTTTTTCGCCTGGATGCGCCGGGTTGACCGGCGGACGCTGGCCCGCGCCCTCCTGCCGGAGCTGGCGGCAACGGAAAGCTGGAACATCGCTGTTGCCGGGCGTACACCGGACGGCTTTGTGACCAGCCTTGTCGTCCAGGCCGGTTCACGGCAAATCACCCTGCCCAACTATCGGTTCCGGCACCTGGTGGGGCAACGGCTGGGGTGGAACCTTGTCCTTTCCAACCGGTACGCCATTGAGCCGCATGGGGAATGGCTGGTGCTGCGCGGTCAGGGATTCGGCCATCAGGTCGGGTTGTGTCTGGCCGGGGCCATTGCCCAGGCACAGGCCGGACGGCACTACCGGGACATTCTCCGCCACTACTTCCCGAAATCCGCCTGCCACAACGCACTGCAAACTGACTTCTGACGGCATCGGTTCCAATGAGGATTGCCCGCGCCGGCCCGGCAGGCTGTTTTCAGGCGGCTATCTGGCGTAGGGCTGCGAGCAGTTCGGTGCGGCTGCGCTTGAAAATGGGCAGCATTTCGACGTGGCGGTAGCGGATGATGCCCTGCTTGTCAATGATGAACACAGCCCGGTTGGCGACTGGGAGCAGACCGCCCAGCATCAGGACACCATACGCCTTGCACAGTTGGTTTCCGGGGTCTTCGAGCAGCGGGAAGGGGAAGGAATACTTTTCGGCGAACTTTTTGTGCGCCGTCAGGTCGTTGGTGCTGACGCCAAGAATCACCGCATCGAGTTGCCGGAAGTCTTCCCAGCCGTCGCGGTAGTCGCACAGTTGCGCCGTGCAGGTCGGGGTGTCGTCGCCGGGATAGAACACGAGCACGACGTGGTTTTTGCCCCGGAACTGGGACAGGGAATAGGTTTGGCCGTCATTGGCGACCAGGGAAAAATCCGGCGCCGGGTCTCCTACGTTGGGCATGGTTGTTTCCTGAAGTACCTGTTCTCAAACCGGTGAAACATTCAAGGGACAAACCGGGGGCAAGCGATCAGTCCGCTGCCACAGGCCACCCGGTTTCGACATTCATGGCTTCCCACTCACCCCGGTGCGCTTCCCAGAAGGGCTGGGCGTCGTCGAAGACTTTGACGTGGCGAAGCAGCGTCCCACGCGCAAACAGCCCCTCGCCCATTTCGACGATCCGCTGGTCGTGAGGAGCCGCAGGGTCAATGAGTGCCGTTTGTTCCCCCAGGGAAGCCTGAAGGCGCTCCCGGTCGGCCGGTTCGGCCAGCGGCCGCGCCAACCGGAAAGCGCCTTTGGGCGCCTGCTTGAGGCTGGCGAAACTCACCCCGGCGTAGCCTGGCACTTCCAGGGCGATGTCATTGAGCAGGGCGCTGGCGGAACCTTTGGAAGGCATCGGGCAGCCCATGGCTTTGGCCAGCGCCTGGACAATCAGCCAGTCCGGGCGGCGGTTGCCGTCGCCTTCAAGCAGACGTGCCACCCGCTGCACCTGTCCGGCATGATTCGTAAACGTGCCATCCTGTTCGGCATAGCTCATGGCCGGGAACACAACGTGCGCCAGTTTGGCCGTTTCCGTCAGGAACAGTTCACTCACGATGAGGCATTCCAGCCGGGCAAGCGCGGCGCGCCAGTGGTCGCCAAGGTTCGAGATGGGATCGGCTCCGGCGAGATAGGCCGCGCGAATGCTCTGTCCAAAGTCGGCTTCCAGATGCGCCGCGTTGACCGACAGCCCCATGTCGAACGTGCCTGCCGAGTTGTTGTCCTCCGCCAGCGCCAGCAGATGAACCGTCGCGTCAGGTTTCGTGAGAAGACGAACCTGCGCCAGGGCGCGAAGCGCCGCACCGCGCACTTCCGGCCCGACGATGACCACGAGCCGGTCGGCCGTTGTGATGGCCTCGCGGAGCGTGCGCAGGTCATCCACCGCAACGCCCGCCAGCAGAGCCATCGCTTCCAGGCTGGCTTCCTCGAAGAGCGCGCGCACGATGGCGCTTTCACCGTCGGGACGCACATGCAGGAAGACCTCGGCCTGCCGCCGCGCGATGCGTGTTGCCCGCTGGTTGATCACCAGAAGGCGCGCGCCGTGCTTCCGCTGGGCATAGCGCATGGCAAAGCCGGTCAGTGGGCTGTATTCCGTCGGGTCGCCGCCGATTTGGACAATGGTCGTGGCCTGCTTGATGTCCTCGTGCGTGGCCAGCGGGGCCGAGAGATGGGCATAAAAATCGCCGAGTTCGACGTTGCGGAAGTGAGCCAGGTGCGGCGTGTCGAGCGTCCGGCCGAAGCGGGCCAGGGCAAAGTTGGCTTCATTCGTCAGCCGGGAGGAACCCACTATGGCTACAGCATTTCCGCCGTGCTGTTTGTGGATGCCGGAAAGAAGCCGGGCCGCCGTCGCCAGAGCCTCGTCCCAGGTGGCCGGCTTGAGGTCGTTGCCCTGCCGAATCAGGGGCGTCGTCAGCCGTGCCGGATTGGAGATGTAGGCGCTGCCGTACCGGCCCCGGATGCACAGAAACTCGCCGTTGATGCCGGTCAGGTCTTTGGAAGCCGCGCGGACGTACTGTTTGCCCCGGACGCCCAGTTCAAGCTGGCAGCCATCGGCACAAAACGAGCAGGTTGTCTGTTGTTCGCGCATATCCCACGGACGGGCTTTGAAGCGCGAGTCCACGGAAAGCAGCGCGCCAACCGGGCAGACTTCAACGCAGTTGCCGCACTGTTCGCAGTGCAGGTCCTGCCCGTAAAAACCGATGACTTCATTGGTGCCGCGAAAGATTTTGGTCAGGGCGTGCACGTCCATCCAGTCTTCGCACACGCGCACGCAGCGGTAGCACTTCACGCACCGCTGTTCGTCATAGGCAATGAAGGGCGAGAGCCGGCGTTCTTCCTTGTTGTTTTTGGGAACTTCATAGTGGGCATAAACGGCCCCGTACTGAAAGGCCATATCCTGCAACTCGCACTGTCCGCCTTTGTCACACACCGGGCAGTCGAGCGGGTGGTTGCCCAAGATGAAGTCCAGCATGCCTTTGCGGGCTTCAACGATTTCATCGGAACTCGCCGTGACCACCATGCCGTCGGTAATCGTGACGGTACAGGCGGTAGCCAGCTTGGGCACCTTTTCGATGCGCACCAGACACATCCGGCAGGCCGCCTGGGAGGTCAGATCGGGGTAGTAGCAGAAGTTGGGAATGGCAATGCCCTGTGCCGTGCAGAACTCCAGAAGGAGCATGCCCTTCGGGGCCTGGTAGGTCTTGCCGTCTATCGTAAGCGTGACGAGTTCCATGGGTGGCGTGGCTTGGGAAGGCTGGTCAGGTTGGGTTTCACGGGCGCAAAGTGTTGGTTATAGTACCGTCGTGTTTTCAACACTGACAAGCCAGCCTGCCCATCCCGTGGTGAATCCATCAATGTCATATCCATCACCGAACTGCGCCCCTGCCCGAAGGTCATCCGCAGACCAACGTGGGGCCGGGCTGGCGCATCTTGGGTGATGCTGTGATGCCCGCTGCGGCATCGTTGACACGAATCGGCTTACACGAAAGGAAATCCTGCCATGAAACGTCACTTGACCCGAAGCCTGGTCACACATCTTGGCCTCGTCGCCCTCTGTGGTGCGATGTGGCCCGCGCTCCCTTCCCAGCAACCCTCCGTTGCCGGGATCGTTTTTGCCCAGCGTTTTCAGGACATCACCCTGCCCCCTGGAACCATCATCCGGGTGCAGATGGACCGGACGATTTCCTCCCGTACGGCGCGGGTGGGAGACACCTTCACGGCCACCGTGTTTGAACCTGTAATTGTCGGGGGGCAGTTGGCCATTCCGCAGGGCACACAGGTGCAGGGACGGGTCACGGCGGTCCAGCCGGCTGAGCGGCGGAGCCGTTCTGGAACGATTGCCGTCGAGTTTGACCGCATTATTTTTGCCAACGGCGTATCGCGTGACATGCGCGCTTCGCTGACCAGTCTGGATGCCAGAGAGCGTGAGCAGATTGACAGCGAAGGAAGGGCCCGGGGCGGCAGCTCCACCAAGCGCAATGTCATTTTCGTGGGCGGTGGCGCGGGGGCTGGCGCGGCTATCGGCGCGATTGCGGGCGGTGGCAAGGGAGCCGCCATTGGCGCTGGTATCGGGGCCGCGGCCGGTGTCCTTGGCGCTTTGCTTTCCAAAGGGCAGGAAGCCCAGGTGCAGAGTGGATACCGTTTCGGCGTCGAACTTGAACAACCGCTGCGGGTGCCCAGCGACATGAGCACCGGCGGCAACACGGGCAGCGGCGGCAACTGGGATGACTACGGTTACGATGCGGCCCGGGGTGAATACACGGCCCCGGACATCGTGCGCCGGGCACAGACCGAACTGCGCCGGCAGGGCTTCTACGATGGCGACATTACCGGCAACCTGGGACAGCTCACCCGGCAGGCCATCGGCAATTTTCAACGCCAGCAGGGCCTGACGGTGAACCGTCGCCTGGACCGCGAGACGGCGCGCGCACTGGGTGTCGTTTCCGGTGGCGGCGGCTTCTCCACCGGGAGCGACCCGTCTGGCGGGAGTGACCCGAACGAAGACTTCGGCTATGGCTATGACCCGAATGCCGGAGAGTACACCGCCAGCGACATTGTGCGCCGGGCGCAGACCGAACTGCGCCGGGAACGGCTCTACAACGGACGCATTACCGGTCGCCTCGATGCCGAGACGCGCGACGCCATCCAGCGTTTTCAGGAAGAGCGCGGACTGCCGACAACCGGCCGTCTGGACCGGGAAACCGCTCTGGCGATGGGGATTGTCTATTAGTCCGGTACTGGATTGGATGCGTTCGTCCGCCGGGCGGGCGATGAACCGGTGAGAGTGACAGCGGCGCAGCCGGGAAGCCAACCGTGCTTTCCGGCTGTGCTTTTTTATGTGAACCGGCGGACCGTACGGTGACCCAGAAAGCGCCGAATCTCATCCACAGCCGTGTTGAGCAGACCCTCCCGGCTGAGCAACGACTTGACGTACTGCGGCGCCAGCGCTTCCTGCATCGGCTCAAAGCCATGTTCGATGAGGCTCCAACCGGGACGCAGTTTCGCCGCCATGCCTTCGAGCAGGGAAAGGCTCCGAAAGACATAGACCAGTTCGGCCGGGAGGTTGAGTCCCAGTTCACGGGCTGTCCGCTCGATGGCCAGACCCACGCCCAGCATGCGGTTTTGGGCATCGAGTCCGCGGCGGTGAAGCTGGATGATTTCCTCAATGAAGGCATGAATGCGCCGGCGGTTGGTGCCCGGCGCAACGATGCCGGTTTCATACAGGCCATCCACAAGGCGTTCCCGGTCGCCGTGCAAGCCGGCCGCCACGGCATCCAGAATGGCCGCACGCATCTCGCGCGAGAGGCGGCACACCATGCCGTAGTCGAGAAGAATCAACTGCCCGCCATCGCCGACAAGAATGTTTCCGGGATGGGGGTCGGCGTGATAGACGCCGGCCACGAAGATCATTTCGGCGTAGAGCCTGACCAGCCGGGCAATGAGATCGTCAAAGTCGAAACCAGCCGCCTGAAGCCGCTCCACGTCGGTGAACTTCACGCCGGGGCAGTATTCCATGACGATGACCTGCGGACCCGACACTTCCGGGTACACGAGCGGAACGGTGACATCTTCCCGGCGGGCAAGAATGCGCGCCATGGTTTCGATGTTCTCCATCTCGGTCGTCAGGTCGAGTTCCTGCGCCATGCCCTTTGAGCCTTCAGCAATGGCTGTGGAGAGCATGCGGGTCAGTGAGTTGGAAAAATGCCGGTCGAGCTGCCGGATGACATAGCCGGCGATTTTGAGGTCAACGGCCATCTGCGCCGGGATGTCCGGGCGAACAAACTTGACGGCCACATCCTGTCCCTGCCAGACCGCGTAGTGAACCTGCGCCAGCGACGCAGCGGCCAGGGCTTCGTCGTCAAAGCGGTCAAACACGGCTTCCAGCCGGGTGCCGTAGATGGCTTCGAGCGTCCGCCGGGCGGCTTTGCCCGACAGGGGGGTAATGCCGTCCTGGAGCTTGGAAATTTCTTCGATATACACTGCCGGAACGAGGTCCGGGCGGGTACTGACAAGCTGCCCCAGTTTGATGAAGGCCGTGCC
This genomic window contains:
- a CDS encoding bifunctional folylpolyglutamate synthase/dihydrofolate synthase; translation: MDFEAATRYLQALGNEVTTMKLGLEAMRVLLAELGQPERKFCAVHVAGTNGKGSTCAFLASIFQQAGLRTGLYTSPHLISPVERIKLNGQSIPEAAFAEVMTQVHDAVESLLEQGRLAARPTFFEHLTAAAFTYLAARQAEVVVAEVGLGGRLDATNVLHPAAAVITNIGEDHREWLGPTLSHIAREKAGIIKPGVPVYLADTQPEEARRVLAHSALAQQVEPQWVAPFETVHLDATGCPSVRFDQRFPSLEGGVCRLSLRGRHQTQNAALAAVVAQAELRRRGVAESDIGRAIVAGLETTHWPGRLQWLETTPPVLLDGAHNPQGAQALAHFLESIGGRRPRTAIFATMRDKPAADLLSALASGVDRLILTGVKNQPRTMPRESLEVIALGYWLPSGIIQAPDVAMALARARELTPPEGLILVCGSIYLIGEALQALQVPVL
- a CDS encoding YfgM family protein, yielding MHQVQRFFRHWLLWTMCLWLTPVDVPAQEFADFGLVRSTISVTLRPAEYSADVTATLELTNIARQAEARTLTLRLTKAAKVTAFTVNERAFSTDEKKQPGGDAAIATYVAELSPPLAPGGKVTARLAYTLTYRESTSYAAITPGDTLLLPESGWTPFIHLPQSSHGPDTAPYVLTVARPPDGEVWSSGTRRETDDAIVFTSDLAGEPWLVVQPLGPPVSRRVAADNGESVTIHVRSAQGLPAETQRQAQRLAEEVERILAFYQKLWGAAPVREFHLLTTPRRVVADRRSPELRGRDFDTDRAIRYAAPGAVLIEAAALRRPTLDAEMVEWLTASLAQTWLGGKVRLRGRGWGILADALPAYLTGRYIEQHYGPAAGRDFWLRRSFAYGRLAAIRVSQQGFERGIDLIPVLQHPAFPDYYASMPNRGALVFRLLERLVGRDTLLTAIRETVADPGGTATYEAFRNRLVGTPPDERRANFFRQWFEELSEPDFVIGVPVRREDGPGWTCALRNLGTGDASLPVVAITDKGERLTTTVELPSKGYATAVFETPATITSVELDPEKLYPQVRFGYDRNSRQFDNDARPERRYAFGLLLDAEATLTRRLKAGETEAQRQAEAEGLLREALAREPDLALARAYLARTLIAQGKPDAAAEQVAAIRRAALPSRYPLALALLTEADLAMARQAYEQARAAYKAAFEMESGPALDEQARRGLLASETAAGQASPPDEELRAFLATMDKAIRTGTSKALEACFIRPDTSRFVLGIVVSKPDAWTTQGLRMERLDARRVLLDVRVVVVSATKEEQTGTGLIFLRRVGQSWMVERLDQFVLAKR
- the pip gene encoding prolyl aminopeptidase, which translates into the protein MTDARTLYPPIEPYETGMLPVSERHTLYYEVSGNPQGKPVVFLHGGPGGGTSPDHRRYFDPERYRIVLFDQRGAGKSTPYACLEENTTWDLVADIERLRQHLDIRKWVVFGGSWGSTLALAYAETHPDRVRALVLRGIFLCRKKEIDWFYQEGANAIFPDAWEPYRDLIPPDERHDMVAAYYRRLTSDDEQVRLAAARAWSVWEGSTSKLLPDPELIKDFDERALAIARIECHYFINRIFMESEHYLLEHVHRIRHIPTVIVQGRYDVVCPVMTAWELHKAFPEADFQIIPNAGHSASEPGTTAALVAATDRFALLPD
- the bioD gene encoding dethiobiotin synthase, whose translation is MTPIFFVTGTDTGVGKTAVTCALVRTLIQSGCRARAVKPIESGCAMDAAGELQPADALAHRRAAGLEHLPLERFIRYRLAEPLAPAVAAERAGVTIELEACLELVQSAAAETDVLLVEGAGGLLVPLAGTAGTGYQTVADFIARLGCPTLVVARARLGTLNHVLLTWNELHRRGLPCVGVILNDTDAEAGLEREDNARVLRAFGVPVLAELPYGMTHLEPYQLEPYLSDARRYLTGNPPP
- the accD gene encoding acetyl-CoA carboxylase, carboxyltransferase subunit beta; the encoded protein is MAWFRRKRNITEETLPSDRKVRTEGLFVKCPACGTTLFKKDLEASLYVCTNCRHHMKWPTRLRLAHLFDEGRYETFDDNIVSTDILGFFDTKSYAERIEQARKSTGFNDAIVCAEGTLGGRPIIGCVMVMEFIGGSMGSVVGEKVTRAIERAIARKKPLIIVSASGGARMMEGTYSLMQLAKICGALARLDAARVPYISVLTDPTTGGVTASFAMLGDINVAEPGALIGFAGPRVIEQTIRQKLPPGFQQAEFLLTHGMLDAVVDRREMRKFLMDALAFMAG